The following proteins are co-located in the Tiliqua scincoides isolate rTilSci1 chromosome 8, rTilSci1.hap2, whole genome shotgun sequence genome:
- the TM6SF2 gene encoding transmembrane 6 superfamily member 2, with protein sequence MQLHPLWAAIGLSLVSLPLSYMLNSVSTLENPLLIALVGFGVLLALFAVVYLPNRSEDPLFYVCMVFSFTSVIDIIIALEEDGYISGFMEFYMREGEVYLTTAYGIMICYWDGTVHYALYLLIIATMAQRNDYRTLVLYWIGSFGMNLLVFLIGNVIGKYGSEIKPAAFLNAPYLLVLIWASARIIQQPKTSTLMAADKVSEEQSKSLLQRPLDLGLVVFLHFAVAFTLFRGLVVLDCPADTCFDYVYQKEPYLRDPVAYPKVQMLVYLFYCLPYFCLCIYGLLSPGCTWMPDWALVFAGAIAQAQFCHIGSSLHLRTPYPYRTPEGTWWSFVLSNVAFAVGPQLLAYRCLRNPGFFSPVVSRDEGKKNQ encoded by the exons ATGCAGCTACACCCTCTCTGGGCTGCCATCGGCCTGTCCCTGGTCAGCTTGCCGCTCTCCTACATGCTGAACAGCGTGTCGACCCTGGAGAA CCCCTTGCTCATCGCTCTAGTTGGATTTGGAGTCCTCTTGGCCTTGTTTGCTGTGGTCTATCTCCCAAATCGTTCTGAAGATCCACTCTTCTATG TGTGTATGGTCTTTTCCTTCACGTCTGTAATTGACATTATAATTGCACTGGAAGAAGATGGGTATATCTCTGGCTTCATGGAGTTCTACATGAGAGAG GGTGAAGTTTACCTGACTACAGCCTATGGGATTATGATCTGCTACTGGGATGGCACAGTCCACTATGCTCTCTATCTTCTGATAATTGCGACCATGGCTCAAAG aaacgaTTATCGGACTCTCGTTCTCTACTGGATTGGATCCTTTGGGATGAACCTTCTGGTTTTCCTGATAGGCAATGTGATTG GGAAATATGGTTCAGAGATTAAGCCAGCCGCCTTCCTCAATGCCCCCTATCTTCTCGTCCTCATCTGGGCCTCTGCAAGGATCATCCAACAGCCCAAGACTTCAACCCTTATGGCAGCTGATAAG GTTTCTGAAGAACAGAGCAAAAGTTTGCTTCAGCGCCCGCTGGACTTGGGGCTGGTGGTATTTCTCCACTTTGCCGTAGCCTTCACACTCTTCCGGGGACTG GTTGTTCTGGATTGCCCGGCTGATACTTGCTTTGATTATGTTTACCAAAAAGAGCCATACCTGCGTGACCCTGTGGCATACCCCAAAGTTCAG ATGCTGGTATACCTATTTTATTGCCTGCCATATTTCTGCCTCTGTATTTATGGGCTACTCTCTCCTGGGTGCACTTGGATGCCTGACTGGGCCCTGGTTTTTGCTGGTGCCATTGCTCAG GCGCAATTCTGCCACATTGGATCGTCCCTTCACCTGCGCACACCTTATCCCTATCGCACCCCTGAAGGGACATGGTGGTCCTTTGTCCTCTCCAACGTGGCTTTCGCAGTGGGGCCCCAACTTCTTGCCTATCGTTGTCTCCGCAACCCTGGTTTTTTCTCACCAGTAGTCTCTCGAGATGAAGGCAAAAAGAACCAATGA